The following nucleotide sequence is from Mycobacterium sp. Z3061.
CGGTCTCGATGGTGGGTATCTGCGCATCGCGCACCACAGCCTCGATCAGGCCGGCTCCCCCGCGCGGGATCGCCACATCGACCAGGCCGCGGGCCTGGATTAGGTGGGTGACGGTGGCGCGGTCGGCCGACGAGAGCAGCTGGACGGCGTCGGCGGGCAAATCCTGGCTGACCAGAGCGTCGCGGAGCACCGCGACCAACGCCTCGTTGGACCTCGCCGCCGACGAGCTGCCGCGCAGCAACGCGGCGTTACCCGACTTGAGCGTCAACCCGAATGCGTCCACGGTGACGTTGGGACGGCCTTCGTAGATCATTCCGACCACGCCGAGCGGAACCCGCTGCTGTCGCAACTGCAGCCCGTTGGGCAGGGTGGAACCGCGCAGCACCTCACCCACCGGGTCGGCCAATCCCGCGACCTGGCGCAGACCAGCGGCGATGCCGTCGACGCGCTGTGGGTTGAGCGCCAGCCGGTCCAGCATCGCGGCGGGGGTGCCGGCGGCCCGCGCCGTGTCCAGGTCTTCGGCATTGGCGACCAGGATCTGGTCGGCATGTGCCAGCAGTGCGTCGGCGGCGGCGTGCAGCGCGCGGTCTTTGTCCACCGTCGGGGTCGAGGCCAGGATCCGGGCGGCCACCCGGGCGCGGCGGGCGGCATCGTGCACCTCTTGGCGCAAATCGGGCAGCGCCGGTGCTTGCAGACTCATTACCCCAGGATATCGGGCTTTCGCAGACCGGGCGCGACCGCGGTCGCCGCTTTGGCGCGTTCCCGGCGGGTCACTCGCGCCTTGTTCTGCCGCTCGTCGATCAGCCGGCCCAGATCCTGCAGCAGCATCGGCTTGTCCATCACGATCTTCTCCAGATGCTCGCGCTCGATTTCCAGCGCGGTCACTTCCTCGAGCGCATAGGCGCCGGCCAGGTTCGGCTGCCTGGTCAGCGCGGTGATCCCGATGAACGAGCCCTCGGTGAGGGTGGCGAAGGGCAGCACGGCGCCATCCGCGTCGGTCACCGTCAATTGCACGCTGCCGGCCACGATGAACGCCATCGCGGTAGGCACCGTGCCCGGGTATTGCACGATCTCGTCGGCGCCGTACCGCAGGATTCTGGCGTACGGGGCCAGAAACTGCTGGTCGGCGAGCGTCAGCCGCAGTTCGGACGCCACGACGGTGCGCAGCGCTTTCATGACGCGCTCCGGTGTCGAGAAGTCGTCGTCCTCGCCGTCCAGATGCAGTTCCCAGCGACGCGCGGCGTACCAGACCCAGCGCACGAACGTGGACTGGGTCGCGCCCTCGTCGGCCGGAGAGTGGACCCGGACGGTGGTGCGGTACTCCCCGGCGCCCAGCGCAACCGAGGTCGGTGTGGTCCCCGGCATGATCAGCGGAAGTGCGCTGGCCACCAGGGTCAACATCTCACATACCTTGTCGGGCGGGTCCGACGTCGCGAACGTGGTGTTGATCGAGCACTTGTGCGGGCCGGCCGGGCGGCTGAGATTGGTGAACGCGGTGGTCGCCAGCATTGAGTTCGGCATGATCCGCAGGCCGCCGCCGGTCTGGATGTGCACGGCCCGCCAGTTCACCTCGATGACGCGCCCCCGGGCGGTCTGCGTGTCCAGCCAGTCGTTGATCCGGAACGGTTGCTCGAAGAGCATGAACAGGCCGGACACGATCTGGCCGACGGAATTCTGCAACATCAGGCCGATCACCACCGACGTGATGCCCAAGGCGGTGAACACCCCGCCGACCCGCACGCCCCAGATCACGGACAGGATCACCGCGAGTCCGAGCCCGATCAGGGCGAACCGGCCGACATCCAGGAAGATGGTCGGAAGTCGCTTGCGCCAACTGTCTTCGGGCGCGCCTTCGAACACCGTCGCGTTGAGCCCGGACAGCAGCAGCACCAGCACCAGGAAGCCGAACACCGTGGTGAGAATGCGGACCGGGATCTCGCCCGCCGGGATCTGCGAGGCCTTCACCAGGATCAGTAACAGTGCCCCGAGCGGTAACAGCCAGTTGCGGATCACCCCGACCTGGCGGGCCAGCCGATTACCCCGGCGGGTGAGGATGTGGTGCAACTCGGTCAGCAGGATCAAGCAGACCGGAAATCCGATCGCCACACCGATCGCCCAGTAGAACCAATCCGAGTTGAAGAAGTTCACTACCGCTCCGCCAACCGGTAAATGGCCTGCTCGGCTCCGCCTACGGATATCGTGCCGGCGGGCGTGAACTGGCGCGTGTCGCGCATCGCCTCATACACCTGGGAGGCCACGTAGATGCCGGGTTGCGGTGAGCCACTTTGCATCTGGTACGCGAGGCTGACGGCGGCGCCCCACATGTCGAAGACGAGTCCGGACTTGCCCACCAGTCCACTGATCACATTGCCGGTGTTGATACCCACCCGCAGCCGCAGCACATGCCGGCTCTGGTTGTTGAAGCGCTCGATGATGCGGCGCATCTCCAGGGCGAACTCCACGCTGCGGTGAATGCTGTCCAGGCGCGGTGTGACGACCCCGCAGCTGGCCAGGTAACCGTTGTGGAAGGTGCGAATCCGTTCCACGCCAAGGGCTTCGGCTGCAGAATCGAACTGGCGGAACAGGTCGTCGACGATGCCGACCAGTTCGTCGCCCGCGACTTCGCTCGAGATCTCGTCGAGTCCGACGATGTCGGCGTAGATGATCGCGACGTCCTGGTGCTGCTGGGAGATGGTGCCCTCGCCCTCGCGGTACCGCTGCGCCACGGACTCCGGCATCAACGCCAGCAGGAGTCGGTCGTTTTCCCGGCGCTGCTCGTTGAGCAGCTCTTCCTTGATCGCCAGGTTCCGGCTCATCTCGTTGAAAGCACCCGTGAGATCACCGATTTCATCACGCGAGGTGATCGGGATGTTGACCTCGTAGTCCCCGGAACTGATCTTCTGCGCGCCTTTCTCGAGGCGGCGCAACGGTCGCACCGCCGCCTGGGCGATGACCATGGCCGCCACGGAGATAACGAAGACCATCGCCGCGACGGCGACCGCAAGCGCTTTGGTGAACCGCCCGATCCGCGCGAAGGCATCCGAGTCGTCGCGGGTCGCCAGAACCGACCACTGCAGATCGGAATTCGGGATGTTAAGCGGCGCGTAGGCCTCCAGTTCTTTGTTGCCGGTGTAGTCGGTGCCGATCGTCACCCCGGTCTCACCACGCTGCGCTGCCTTCAGACCGGCGCTGCGCACCGGCTGCACCAACGTCGTACCGCCCAGTCGAATGGCTCGGTCCGCGACGTCGGGTGCGGTGCCGGCCGCGATCACCTCACGCCGGTATTCCTTCGGGTCCTCCAGAAAAAGCCTTGAGTCAGAACGCATCAAACCGTCGGGACCGGCGAGGTAGGTTTCGGTCGCCGCCCCCATGCCGGCGGCCTGCCACTGCTTGTTGGCGGTCATGATGTAGTTGATCTTGGCGATCGGGACCGGCAGTGCCATGACGCCGTCGAATCTGCCATCCAGGCCGATCGGCGACACCACCCACGCGGTCGGCACGTCGAGCTGAGGCTGATACGGCTCGAAGTCCGTGATCCAGACGAACTCAACGTCGTTGGAGCGCAACGCTTTCAGGTACGCTTCGCGCAGATTCGATTCGCGATACGGTCCGGTCAGGATGTTGGTGCCGAGGTCAGGCCCTTTGTCCACGGTGTAGACGACATTGCCGTCCATGTCGAACAGCAGGGCGTCCCGGTAGTTGAAACGGCTGACGATGCTGCGCATGTAGAAATCGAAGCGAACATTGGCGGCCGACCAGGCGCTGCCGTCACCGGGATCCACCGGCGGGTCGGTATTGGGCTTCGTTGCGGCGGTGTAATTGGCCTGAAGGTACTTCTCGGCGTTGGTTTTCGGCAGCAGAGCGTTGAGATCGAGTTCTTCACCCGTCACCCGTTCAATGGGCTTGATCATCTGGTCTTGGTAGTAGTTGGCCAGCGCCTGTTGTTGCGGGCCGCTGATCGTCGCGTTGTTCAGTTGATTGAATCCGGCGGTCAGCGCGAGCACGGCCTGGTCGATGCTGAAGCCGCCGCTGTAGACGATCAGTGAGTTCGTCACCTCGCGGAACAACGCCTCGATCTGCCGCTTCTGGGACTCGCGCAACTCGATCAGTCGCTCGGACTCGACTTCGCGCAGGGCATTGCGCCCGGAGATGGCACCGATGTACCCGATGACAGCGATGGACAAGATGCTCGACAACAGCAGCGCGACCAGGATCTTGGACTGGATGCTGATCTTGAAGCGGATCCGGGGCAGGATGCGGTGGACACGCTTCTTCCCCGGAGCGCTCTGCGCCTCCGCTTCGGATTCTGTTGGCTCACCCGACGTCAATCGGCTTCCCTTCTGCCTTGTCTCGGGTCTCCGATCACGCTGCACACTAGCTCTCTGACCGGTGGATATCGGCGTTTTGCGGGAAGTGACGTCGGCACGTGTCCGAGAATTCACCGTTTGGTGACGGCTGCCTTTCAGTGGATGGCGCGTTCCCAATCCACCACGAACCGGCGCGACGGGTCCGAAGGGTCCACCGCACAGGGAAGTTCGAGCCCGACCGCAAGGTAGGGCACATGATCTTCCGGAATCGATTGGACGCTCCGGCCGATGATCGGCGCCAGATTCGGGAAGCGAAGCTCCATCTCGACGACATACTGCGGGGCATCGAGCAGCTCGGGCATCGCGGTTGCCTGTCTGCCCAAGCTGCGCAACGTGTTTCCGGTCGGCGCAAAGGACCTGAGCACACCCTGGACGCGCTGACCTGACGCGAGTAGTTGCGCTGCGGATGCCCATTGGCCTGACGCGCTGCCGTGTCGCTGCTTGTGCTCGTTGTACGCCGCGGCCAGGTCCGCGGCATTCGGTGATCCAGTAAACGTCGTCCTGCGGATCGAACTAGCTGGCTCTATCCGGACCTTGCCCAGGTCCGCGGAGTCAACCTGGACGGGAACCACGGAACCGGGTTGGACGGAAGCCATCTGAATCGGGTGGATCGCCTGTCGGACAGCCGCCTCGTACGGTTCGCGGCCCGGGATCTCGACGCTGAGGCTGATCTTGCAGACATACCGGTCGTTGATCACCGTGCCGGTCGACTGCACCGACAGGATCCGCGCTACTCCGGTCAGCGCCGGCCCGGTGAACCGGGGCTTCCTGATCCGATACAGGCTGACGCCGATGAACAACAACACGAGGGCCGGGATGCCCCAGCTCAGCATGGGGGTCAAGCTTTCCATGGCGGGACGGTAGCCGGGGTGGGGCGGCTACCGTGCCCAAGTTTCGAGCAGAATCTAGTGTCGGTGACATGTCCGAGCGGGTTTGTGTGGTGGGCAGCATCAACTGGGATCTGACGCTCGACGTCGCGGATCTGCCGCGTCCGGGCGAGACGGTGCTGGCGTCTGCCCTGGCCTACGCGCCCGGCGGCAAAGGGGGCAATCAGGCGGTGGCAGCGGCGCGCGCCGGTGCGTGCGTGCGGTTCGTCGGTGCCGTCGGTGACGATCCGGCCGGTGATCGGTTGATCCAACACCTGCGCGCGGCGGCCGTCGACGTGGACGCCGTCGTCCGTCGGCACGGGCCCAGTGGGACGGCGATCATCGTGGTGGACGCCGGTGGGGAAAACACCATCGTGGTGGCTCCGGGTGCGAACTCAGCGCTCTCGGTGTCGCCGACTTCGATCGCGGACTGCGATGTCTTCTTGACGCAGTTGGAGATTCCGGTGCCGACGGCATTGACGGCCGCGCGCCAGGCGCGGTCGGCCGGTGCCGTCGTGATGGTCAATGCGTCGCCCGCCGGGCAGGACGAAGAGGCGATGGCCGAACTGGCCGGCGTTGCCGATGTGGTGATCGCGAACGAGCACGAGGCTCGTCTTTGGCCTTGGCGGAGTGAGCATTTCGTGGTCACGCTGGGTGCACGCGGTGCCCGCTACCTGGGTGTCGACGGCGAGTTCGAGGTACCTGCCCCGGCCGTCGCGGCGGTCGACACCACCGGCGCGGGCGACGTATTCGCGGGTGTTCTGGCCGCGAGTTGGCCGGCTGGTTCGGGATCTGCCGACGGACGTCGCAAGGCGTTGCGGCGGGCATGTGCGGCAGGTGCGTTGGCGACGCTGGTGCGCGGTGCGGGTGATTGCGCACCGGACGCCGCTGCGATCGACGCGGCTGTTACTCGTCTGTCACATCAGTAACTCGACCAGGGTGGCACTAGGTCGTCAAAGTTGATATCGCAGGTGATATCAACACGTTTCGGGCGTGAGCGTGCATCGAATGCCGCCGACACGCCGGGCCGAGCGGGATTTCTGCCGTGAGCGAAATAGGCGGCTGCTGAGCGGGTTTGGCGCGAAAAGTTGTCAGTGCCCTTTCCTAGAATTGCGGGTATGGCATCGAGTTCGCGTGAGGAGATCGTGCAGGTCTTCAACGCACTCGACGCCGCCGTTGATCGCCTGTGCGACTTGACGTTCGACGCGTTGACCACCCCGGAGTTCCTGCGCGGTATGGAGCGCCTGGAAAAGGTGCACCGCCGGATGCGCACACCACAGCACACGTTGATCAACCACCTCAAAGCCCAAGCCACCGAGGAAGAACTCGGCGCCAAACTCCCCGCCGCACTGGCCGAGCGGCTGCGGATCACCAAAGCCGACGCCAACCGGCGCATCGCCGAGGCCGACGACCTCGGCCAGCGCCGGGCACTGACGGGGGAGCCGTTGGCGCCGCTGCTGAACGCCACCGCCGCCGCCCAGCGCCAGGGCCTGGTCGGGGATGCCCACATCAAGGTGATCCGCGACTTCATCGCCCATCTGCCCAGCACGGTGGATGTCGGCACCTGGGAGGCCGCCGAGAAAGACCTGGCCGGCAAAGCGTGTGACTTCCGCCCCGACCAGGTCGCCAAATACGCCCACGAGCTGATGGCGCTGCTGCACCCCGACGGCGACTACACCGAGGACGAACGCGCCCGCAAACGTGGCCTCATCCTGGGCCCCCAGCAGTACGACGGCATGTCCCGGCTCAGCGGCCTGATCACCCCCGAACTACGGGCACTGCTCGAAGCCGCCTGGGCCAAACTCGCCGCCCCCGGCGCCGGCGTCCCGGACGGGGACACCGACACCCGCAGCCAACCCCAACGCAACCACGACGCCATGGTCACCGCGATCCGGGAACTGTTCGCCTCCGGCGAGTTGGGCACCCACAACGGCCTACCCGTCAGCATCATCGTCACGACCAGTTTGAAAGACCTTGAGGCCGGGGCCGGCCGAGCCCGCACTGGCGGCGGCACCCGCATCCCGCTGCCCACCCTGATCGGCTGGGCCGCTACCGCCCACCACTACCTGGCGATCTTCGACGGCGCCAAGCCGCTGGCCCTGTTCCACGCCAAGCGCTTCGCCAACCTCGCCCAGCGACTGATGCTGCTGGCCAAAGACGGCGGCTGCACCCGCCCCGGCTGCGACACCCCCGGCTACCACTCCGAGGCGCATCACCTCTCGGGCTGGACGAATACCTATGTCACCGACATCCACGACCTCACCCTGGCCTGCGGCATTGATAATCGCCTCGCCGAAAAAGGCTGGACCACCCGCAAAAACGCCAAAAGCGACACCGAATGGCTCCCACCCGCCCATCTGGATCACGGCCAACCGCGAATCAACACCTTCCACCACCCGGAAAAGCTGTTCGCCCCCGATGATGACGAACCCGCTTGACGACGGACACCCGTCAGCCTTCGGGCACCTCACGCTCGATCTCTTCGAGCCATATCCGCGCGGACATGTCCGAGGGCGCCCGCCAGTCTCCGCGCGGCGAGAGCGAGCCACCGTGAGAAACCTTGGGGCCGTTGGGCAATGCGGAGCGCTTGAACTGGCTGAACGAGTAGAACCGCTGCACGAAGACCTGCAGCCAATGCCGGATCTCCGACAGCGAATACTTCGGACGGTTGCTTTCGGGGAAGCCGGGCGGCCACTCGCCGCGGTCCGGGTCACTCCATGCATGCCACGCGAGGAACGCGATCTTGGACGGCTGGAAGCCGTGACGCAACACCTGGTACAGCGAAAAGTCCTGCAGCGCATAGGGACCGACCTTGGCCTCACTGCTCTGCAGTTCCTCTTCCTCTCCGGCCGGGACCAGCTCAGGGGTGATCTCGGTGTCCACCACCGACTGCAGCACATCGGTGACGTCCTTTTCGAACTGGCCCGAGGAGATGACCCACCGAATCAGGTGCTGAATGAGTGTCTTGGGCACGCCGCCGTTGACGTTGTAATGCGACATCTGGTCGCCGACACCGTATGTCGACCAGCCCAGCGCGAGCTCCGAGAGGTCTCCGGTGCCCAGCACGATGCCGCCCCGCTGGTTGGCCAACCGGAACAGGTAATCCGTGCGCAGGCCGGCCTGCACATTTTCAAAGGTCACGTCGTAGACCTTCTCGCCACGCGCAAAAGGATGGCCGATCTCCTCGAACATGCGCTTGGCGGTCTCGGTGATATCGATTTCCTCGAAGGTGATACCCAGTGCCTCACCCAACTTGACGGCGTTGCTCTTGGTGTGGTCCCCGGTGGCGAAGCCCGGCAGGGTGAAACCCAGGATGTCGCTGCGCGGCCGGCCCTCCCGGTCCATCGCCTTGGCCGCGACGATCAACGCGTGCGTCGAATCCAGGCCCCCGGAGACACCGATGACCACCTTCGGATAATCCAGCGCCCGCAGCCGCTGCTCCAGCCCGGCGACCTGAATGTTGTAGGCCTCGTAGCAATCCTGTTCCAGCCGTTCGCGATTGGACGGCACGAACGGGAAGCGTTCGATGTCGCGCAGCAGACCGATGTCACCGTCGGGCGGGTCGACGCGGAATTCGATGCGCCGGAATGTGTCCGTGACCGCTCGATGGTGGCGCCGATTGTCGTCGAACGTGCCCATCCGAAGCCGCTCCGAACGCAGCCGCCCGGTATCGACGTCGGCGACCGAACGGCGCTCGCCCATCGGGAAACGTTCCGACGACGCCAGCTCGGTGCCGTTCTCATAGATCATGGTCTGACCGTCCCACGCCAGGTCGGTCGTCGACTCACCCGCTCCCGCGGCCGCATACACGTAGGCGGCCAGGCATCGAGCCGACGCCGAGCGGGCGAGCAGGCAGCGGTCTTCTGCCCTGCCGATGGTGATCGGGCTGCCGGAAAGGTTCGCCAGCACGGTGGCCCCCGCCAGGGCCGCCTCGGCGCTGGGCGGCACCGGCACGAACATGTCCTCGCAGATCTCGACGTGTAGCACGAAGTCGGGTAGGTCCACCGCGGTGAACAACAGGTCGGGACCGAACGGAACGTCCTCACCCGCGATCCGGATACTGCCCCGCTCACCGTCTCCCGGTGCGATTTGGCGGTACTCGTAGAACTCCCGATAGGTCGGCAGATAGGACTTGGGCACCACCCCGAGCACCACGCCGCGATGGATGACGACCGCGGTGTTGTAGATACGGTGCAGGTGCCGCAGCGGCGCGCCGACAACGAGCACCGGAAGCAGGTCGGCAGACGCCGTCACGACCTCATGCAGCGCCTCTTCCACGGCGTCGAGCAGGGCATCCTGCAGCAGGATGTCCTCGATGGAATATCCGCACAGTGTGAGTTCCGGGAAAACAGCCAGCGCCACGCCGTCGTCATGGCACTCGCGCGCCAACCCGAGAACCGACGCGGCATTGGCGGCCGGGTCGGCGATCGAGGTGTGGTGCGTGCACGCAGCAACGCGCACGAACCCGTGTCGGTATGCGGAGTAAAAGCTCATCGCCCTCCATTCTCGCGTTACTGTCGCATTTCCGACGCCGGGGTCGGGTGACGGGGTGCCAACTAGTGCTTAGGCTCGATGGAGTGGAATCTCCCGAACTCATCGCGCTGCTGTCCGGCCGCCGGATCGCGGTGCTGACGGGCGCGGGCCTTTCCACGGACTCGGGCATACCCGATTACCGCGGGCCTGACTCCCCGCCGAGCAACCCGATGACGATCCGGCAGTTCACGTCGGACCCGGTATTCCGGCAGCGTTACTGGGCGCGCAACCATCTGGGCTGGCGGCACATGGACAACACGCAACCCAACGCCGGACACCGGGCGCTGGCCGCGCTGGAACGTGCCGGAGTGGTCAACGGGGTCATCACCCAGAATGTCGACCTGCTGCACACCAAGGCCGGCAGTAACAACGTCATCAATCTGCACGGCACCTACGCCCGGGTGGCCTGCCTGAGTTGTGGCCACCGCATGAGTCGCGCCGCGCTGGCAGAACAGCTCGAAGCGCTCAACCCCGGATTCATCGAGCGTTCCGAAGCTGTCGGCGGACTGGCGGTGGCCCCGGATGCGGACGCCGTCGTCGCCGATACCGCCTCCTTCCGCTACGTCGACTGCCCGCACTGCGGCGGCATGCTCAAGCCCGACATCGTCTACTTCGGCGAGAGCGTTCCCAAAGACATTGTCGAGCAGGCTTATTCAATGGTCGATCAGGCACAGGCGCTGCTGGTGGCAGGGTCGTCGCTGACGGTGTTCTCCGGTTACCGCTTCGTGCGCCACGCCGCGGCCAACAACATCCCGGTGGCCATCGTCAACCGCGGCCGCACCCGCGGTGACGACCTGGCCGGCGTGACGGTCGACGGTGGTTGTTCCGAGATACTGACGCTGCTTGCCGGCGAGCTGGTGGTCAGCGCGCCCTTCTGACCTCGGCGACGAACTGGCGTCCCCGGTTGTCGACCACCTGCCACGAGTACGGGCCGATCATCCGGGGATGACCGAGCATGTAGACGGCCTGCCCGGCGTCCTGCTCCCGCTCGATACCGTCGACGCGCATGCCGTTGGATGTCGTTAAAGCCCACATGATCTTCTCCGAGTCTGGCTAATTTCGCTGATGCGAGCAGCTTTTCGGAGGCGCCTGTGCGGATCCTCTGTGAATCCTCAACGTTTTCTAGAAGCGGATTTCCAAAAGCGACCGCCGGGCACAGTGCGCCACGAGCGTGCGCGACTGTAGTCCTGTCGGCCCGGGTTGTCAGAAAGTGCAGGGCATGCTGCGGATCGCGTGGATGAAATTGCCCGGCACGTAAACCGGTTCGCCCGCCGCGATGTCGGGGAGTTGGCTGAGCAGTTCACCGAAGACGGCGCGTAACTGCGCCCGGGCGACGTGCGCGCCGAGGCAGAAGTGTACGCCTCCGCCACCGAACCCCAGGTGCGGATTGGGGCTGCGGCTCAGGTCGAAACGGCCGGGCTCGTCGAACGCCTCTTCGTCCCGGTTGCCGGACGCGTAGAACATGACCACCTTGTCCCCCGCCTGGATCTGCTGACCGCCCAGCTCGAAATCCGTTGCGGCGGTGCGGCGAAAGGTCATCACCGGAGTGGCCCAGCGAACGAACTCCTCGACCGCGGTGCCGATCCGGTCCTCGAAAGCCGCTTGCAGCCAAGCCTTTTCACCCGGAAAGTCAGTCAGCGCCCGCAGGGCGTGGCTGGCGGTCTGGCGCGTGGTGTCGTTGCCCGCCACAGCCAGCAGCACAAAGAATGCGGCTACGTCGGCATCGGAGAGCCGGTCGCCGTCGACCTCGGCGTTCACCAGGGCGCTGAACAGATCTTCGCCCGGGTTCTCCCGGCGCTCGGCGGCCAGCTGGCCGGCGACCTGGTGCAGGTACACCTGGTTCTCGAACACCACCTGCAGCGGTTCGCGACCGGCGAGATACTCCGGGTCCGCCCAGGACACCAGCGCATCCGCCGCGTGCGCCACCTGCTGGCGCTCGGACTCCGGAATCCCGACCATGTCCGACAACGTCCGGATCGGCAGTTCCTTGGCGCAGTACTCGACGAAATCGGCACCACTGCCGGCTTCCCGCAGCTCCTCGACGATGGTCTTGGCGTTGGCCTGGATGGACTGCTCGATACGCCGTACCTGCCTGGGCGTGAACGCCGCGCTGACCAGCTTGCGCAGCTTGGTGTGCCGCGGCGGGTCCATCGCGAGGAAGGACTGGGACGCTTCGAGCAGTTCCTCGGGGATGCTGGCGAACATCACCCCCTTGCCGGACCGGAAGACGTCGTTGTTGCGACTGACCGCGACGATGTCGGCGCGTCGGGTGACCGCCCAGTAACCGGGGCCGTCGGGGTCGTCCATCAGCGTGTCTTTGACCGGGGAATGCCAGCTCACCGGACGCTCGGCGCGCAGCACCGCGAACGAGCGTTCCCGTTCCTGCGCGGTGGTCGCCCAGAACTGTGGCGAGGACAGGTCGATCGCGTCGTAGGTACGGTCGTTCGCGCACGTCGCTGTCATGCACGTGACCCTATGACTAGACACATTGTCTAGTCAATATGTCCCCGGCACCGTTATGCTCTACGAATGCCGTCGGTCACCCGTAAGCCACAGGCGCGCCAGGACCGCCGGCAGCGGCGCGAACACATGGAGAGCCGGCTGCTGGACGCCACGGAACGGCTGATGCGCGACGGCGCCAGCTTCACCGAACTCAGCGTCGATCGCCTGGCCGGTGAGGCCGGCATCTCCCGGGCCAGCTTCTACATCTACTTCGAGGACAAGGGCCACCTACTGCGCCGCCTGGCGGCCGCGGTGTTCGACGACCTGGCCGCCGCCGGCGATCGGTGGTGGTCAGTGGCCGACCGGCGCGACCCCGAGGACCTCAGGGCGGCGATCGCCGGCATCGTCGCCAGCTATCGCCGCCACCAGCCGGTGCTCACCGCGCTCAGCGAAATGGCCGGCTATGACCCCTCGACCGCACAGACCTACCGCGACCTGCTGACCGCGATATCGCAGCGCGTGCACCGCGTCATCGACACCGGCCAGGCCGACGGCTCGATCCGGCCCGGGATCCCGGCCGCTGCCACCGCCAGCGCGCTGACTTTGATGGTGGAACGGGCCTGCCAGCTGAATCTGCCGGTGCAACCGCCGGACGACGACGCCACACTTATCGACACGTTGGTCCAAATAGTTTGGGCTGCACTGTATCTCAAGACCACCCAGTGAGTTACAGGGCCACCAGATCGTCGGCGTGCACCGCGGGCCGGCGCATGTCGCCCGGCAGGTCCGAGGTGGAGCGACCCATGATGGTCGCGAGCTCGGCCGCGTCGTACGCGACGACACCGCGCGCCACTACGGTGGCGTCCGGTCCGCACAGTTCGATGACGTCGCCGCCGAAGAATTTCCCCGACACCGCGACGATGCCCGCAGGCAGCAAAGAGCGGCGCTGCCCGATGACTGCCCGCACGGCGCCCGCATCCAGTGTCAGCGAACCGGTGGATTCGGCGGCGTAGCGTACCCAGAACCGGCGCGCGGACATCCGCTCGGCGC
It contains:
- a CDS encoding cytochrome P450 — translated: MTATCANDRTYDAIDLSSPQFWATTAQERERSFAVLRAERPVSWHSPVKDTLMDDPDGPGYWAVTRRADIVAVSRNNDVFRSGKGVMFASIPEELLEASQSFLAMDPPRHTKLRKLVSAAFTPRQVRRIEQSIQANAKTIVEELREAGSGADFVEYCAKELPIRTLSDMVGIPESERQQVAHAADALVSWADPEYLAGREPLQVVFENQVYLHQVAGQLAAERRENPGEDLFSALVNAEVDGDRLSDADVAAFFVLLAVAGNDTTRQTASHALRALTDFPGEKAWLQAAFEDRIGTAVEEFVRWATPVMTFRRTAATDFELGGQQIQAGDKVVMFYASGNRDEEAFDEPGRFDLSRSPNPHLGFGGGGVHFCLGAHVARAQLRAVFGELLSQLPDIAAGEPVYVPGNFIHAIRSMPCTF
- a CDS encoding NAD(+) synthase, encoding MSFYSAYRHGFVRVAACTHHTSIADPAANAASVLGLARECHDDGVALAVFPELTLCGYSIEDILLQDALLDAVEEALHEVVTASADLLPVLVVGAPLRHLHRIYNTAVVIHRGVVLGVVPKSYLPTYREFYEYRQIAPGDGERGSIRIAGEDVPFGPDLLFTAVDLPDFVLHVEICEDMFVPVPPSAEAALAGATVLANLSGSPITIGRAEDRCLLARSASARCLAAYVYAAAGAGESTTDLAWDGQTMIYENGTELASSERFPMGERRSVADVDTGRLRSERLRMGTFDDNRRHHRAVTDTFRRIEFRVDPPDGDIGLLRDIERFPFVPSNRERLEQDCYEAYNIQVAGLEQRLRALDYPKVVIGVSGGLDSTHALIVAAKAMDREGRPRSDILGFTLPGFATGDHTKSNAVKLGEALGITFEEIDITETAKRMFEEIGHPFARGEKVYDVTFENVQAGLRTDYLFRLANQRGGIVLGTGDLSELALGWSTYGVGDQMSHYNVNGGVPKTLIQHLIRWVISSGQFEKDVTDVLQSVVDTEITPELVPAGEEEELQSSEAKVGPYALQDFSLYQVLRHGFQPSKIAFLAWHAWSDPDRGEWPPGFPESNRPKYSLSEIRHWLQVFVQRFYSFSQFKRSALPNGPKVSHGGSLSPRGDWRAPSDMSARIWLEEIEREVPEG
- a CDS encoding NAD-dependent protein deacetylase, which codes for MESPELIALLSGRRIAVLTGAGLSTDSGIPDYRGPDSPPSNPMTIRQFTSDPVFRQRYWARNHLGWRHMDNTQPNAGHRALAALERAGVVNGVITQNVDLLHTKAGSNNVINLHGTYARVACLSCGHRMSRAALAEQLEALNPGFIERSEAVGGLAVAPDADAVVADTASFRYVDCPHCGGMLKPDIVYFGESVPKDIVEQAYSMVDQAQALLVAGSSLTVFSGYRFVRHAAANNIPVAIVNRGRTRGDDLAGVTVDGGCSEILTLLAGELVVSAPF
- a CDS encoding TetR/AcrR family transcriptional regulator: MPSVTRKPQARQDRRQRREHMESRLLDATERLMRDGASFTELSVDRLAGEAGISRASFYIYFEDKGHLLRRLAAAVFDDLAAAGDRWWSVADRRDPEDLRAAIAGIVASYRRHQPVLTALSEMAGYDPSTAQTYRDLLTAISQRVHRVIDTGQADGSIRPGIPAAATASALTLMVERACQLNLPVQPPDDDATLIDTLVQIVWAALYLKTTQ